A window from Apteryx mantelli isolate bAptMan1 chromosome 15, bAptMan1.hap1, whole genome shotgun sequence encodes these proteins:
- the LOXL1 gene encoding lysyl oxidase homolog 1 translates to MARAFWELWAVLGCGLALLARAQRAPGGGEPWRQLIQWENNGRVYSLLNTGSEYVPAGHERPERSPRVLLADAAPRPAGRPPGSVRRQAPAVPVRPGSDTVRGQTRHPFGFGQVPDNWREGPVGDSTGSQRVRPPAGRQRQASSSSSSSSSSSAAAASFAYSSFGQPPYAQVPFQQPPFVSQYESYEAPRTYDEAYAYYRGPGGAAVASAAAGASVLYPFQPRGRYEEYGEEQSPYRAQGYYPAPERPYVPQPADGLDRRYSHSLYHDAGAAVEQAFPAAAAQQPAGRGGAGADALPGQHPPYGNAPAEPYAPPRAVEPQPPFRPLEPYGAARPEPYLPARSPEVLQALPDSQAAGQARLSVGSVYRPSPNGRGLPDLVPDPNYVQASTYVQRAHLYSLRCAAEEKCLASTAYTAEATDYDVRVLLRFPQRVKNQGTADFLPSRPRHSWEWHSCHQHYHSMDEFSHYDLLDATTGRKVAEGHKASFCLEDTTCDFGNLKRYACTSHTQGLSPGCYDTYNADIDCQWIDITDVQPGNYVLKVQVNPKYIVLESDFTNNVVRCNIHYTGRYVATTNCKISQS, encoded by the exons ATGGCGCGCGCCTTCTGGGAGCTGTGGGCCGTGCTGGGCTGCGGGCTGGCGCTGCTGGCGCGGGCgcagcgggcgccgggcggcggcgagccCTGGCGCCAGCTCATCCAGTGGGAGAACAACGGCCGGGTCTACAGCCTGCTCAACACGGGCTCCGAGTACGTGCCCGCCGGCCACGAGCGGCCCGAGCGCAGCCCCCGCGTGCTGCTGGCCGacgcggccccccgccccgccggccggccgCCGGGCAGCGTCCGCCGCCAGGCGCCCGCCGTGCCCGTGCGCCCCGGCTCCGACACCGTGCGCGGGCAAACGCGCCACCCCTTCGGCTTCGGGCAGGTGCCCGACAACTGGCGCGAGGGCCCCGTGGGGGACAGCACCGGCTCGCAGCGGGTTCGGCCGCCCGCCGGCCGGCAGCGgcaggcctcctcctcctcctcctcctcctcctcctcctcggcggcggcggcgtccttCGCCTACTCCTCCTTCGGGCAGCCGCCGTACGCGCAGGTGCCCTTCCAGCAGCCCCCCTTCGTCAGCCAGTACGAGAGCTACGAGGCGCCGCGCACCTACGACGAGGCGTACGCCTACTAccgggggcccggcggggcggccgtggcctcggcggcggccggcgccagCGTGCTCTACCCCTTCCAGCCGCGGGGCCGCTACGAGGAGTACGGCGAGGAGCAGAGCCCCTACCGGGCCCAAGGCTACTACCCGGCCCCCGAGCGGCCCTACGTGCCCCAGCCCGCGGACGGCCTCGACCGCCGGTACTCGCACAGCCTGTACCACGACGCCGGCGCCGCCGTCGAGCAGGCcttcccggccgccgccgcgcagcagcccgcgggccgaggcggcgccggcgcggaCGCCCTGCCGGGCCAGCACCCGCCCTACGGCAACGCGCCGGCCGAGCCGTACGCGCCGCCGCGCGCCGTGGAGCCGCAGCCGCCGTTCCGGCCGCTGGAGCCCTACGGGGCTGCTCGCCCCGAGCCCTACCTGCCCGCGAGGAGCCCCGAGGTGCTGCAAGCGCTCCCCGACAGCCAAGCCGCCGGCCAGGCCCGGCTCAGCGTGGGCAGCGTCTACAGGCCCAGCCCCAACGGACGGG GACTCCCCGACTTGGTGCCAGATCCGAACTACGTCCAGGCCTCCACCTACGTCCAGAGAGCTCACCTCTACTCCCTGCGCTGCGCCGCGGAGGAGAAGTGCCTGGCCAG CACTGCCTACACTGCCGAGGCCACCGACTACGACGTGCGGGTGCTGCTGAGGTTCCCGCAGCGGGTGAAGAACCAGGGCACGGCGGACTTTCTGCCCAGCCGTCCCCGGCACAGCTGGGAATGGCACAGCTGTCACCA GCACTACCACAGCATGGACGAGTTCAGCCACTACGACCTTCTGGATGCCACCACAGGGAGAAAGGTGGCCGAGGGCCACAAGGCCAGCTTCTGCCTGGAGGACACGACCTGCGACTTTGGGAACCTGAAGCGCTATGCCTGCACTTCACACACCCAG GGCTTGAGTCCGGGTTGCTACGACACCTACAACGCTGACATCGACTGCCAGTGGATCGACATAACAGACGTGCAGCCGGGAAATTACGTCCTGAAG GTCCAAGTGAACCCCAAATACATCGTCCTGGAGTCTGACTTCACCAACAACGTGGTGAGGTGCAATATTCACTACACTGGCCGCTACGTCGCCACGACAAACTGCAAAATTTCCCA ATCTTGA